A single region of the Arthrobacter sp. zg-Y820 genome encodes:
- a CDS encoding SDR family oxidoreductase, translating into MDLSLAGLTVLVAGGTRGIGRAVVEEFAREGANVAFCARTGYQVGVLEEQLSESAGGVEGSVVDVIHPGAVAKWVSESAVIFGGIDIVVSAVSATALDDTDENWGLSLTVDLMGTVRLVKAALPHLELSTAPSIVALSNVSGREVDFAAGPYATAKTAVAGYIAGLAVRLAGLGIRANTVSAGNTYYSGSYWAAMEERDPATFEAALARNPSGRMGTPAEVADVVAFVASPRASRVTGANILVDGGLSRGIQL; encoded by the coding sequence ATGGATCTGTCGCTGGCCGGCCTGACGGTCCTGGTGGCGGGCGGTACCAGGGGAATCGGCCGTGCCGTGGTGGAGGAATTCGCGAGGGAAGGCGCCAACGTCGCGTTTTGCGCCCGCACGGGCTATCAAGTGGGGGTGCTTGAAGAACAGCTGTCGGAATCGGCCGGGGGTGTTGAAGGCTCCGTCGTGGACGTGATTCATCCCGGGGCCGTGGCCAAGTGGGTCAGCGAATCGGCGGTGATTTTCGGCGGCATCGACATAGTGGTCTCCGCCGTGAGCGCCACGGCCCTGGATGACACGGATGAAAACTGGGGGCTGTCCCTGACCGTTGACCTGATGGGCACGGTTCGGCTGGTCAAGGCGGCACTGCCGCACCTGGAACTCAGCACCGCGCCGTCGATCGTTGCCCTTTCCAACGTCTCGGGGCGGGAGGTCGATTTTGCGGCCGGCCCGTATGCCACGGCCAAGACGGCGGTGGCCGGGTACATTGCGGGCCTCGCCGTCAGGCTCGCGGGACTGGGCATCCGGGCCAACACCGTGAGCGCCGGCAACACGTACTATTCGGGCAGCTACTGGGCTGCCATGGAGGAACGGGACCCCGCCACCTTCGAGGCCGCGCTTGCCCGGAACCCCAGCGGGCGGATGGGCACCCCCGCGGAGGTGGCCGACGTCGTCGCCTTCGTCGCCAGCCCCCGCGCCTCACGGGTCACGGGGGCTAACATCCTGGTGGACGGCGGACTGTCCCGGGGCATCCAGCTTTAG
- a CDS encoding AarF/ABC1/UbiB kinase family protein — translation MKTHLDRYKQIAEILYRNGLGYLVSASGLEARLPFRRKAQPGDRPEQPASSPEYLRRALEELGPTFIKLGQLLSTRQDLLPPRYQKELAKLQDSAEPVPWEQIHPVLQGALGEDVLARFASFDTIPLASASIGQVYAARLPGDIGVVVKIRRPGVDEEVNEDLDILQSLAGYAGKHWEAARDYDVQGLMDEFADTLRSELDYAQEGRNARRFALNFEDNPAVTIPAVYEEFSTSTVLTQQRLHGLKVTDTAALDAAGIDRRALAVTAADAEMKMVFDDGFFHADPHPGNIFVQDGGRIGLIDFGMVGEVDDKFRAQLSALFIAVIRKDPDRMASALIRMCVRTRRVDRLRLRLDLQQLIRLYAGRTLGNAPVGRIINGALGVVRSHHLQLPREMALLLRMLIMTEGMGEVLDPDFSMGQTLGPYARRMTLQQLNPVAFARRLGQAGAETLELGAELPDQLRRLMNTLDFEGLEVHLRAEELSPLVGRLERVGNRMVAAVFAAAFIRGVGELTLGDTERWKSWQAPLMTAGLASTGALGGYLAWTARKQRIRGY, via the coding sequence GTGAAGACCCACCTCGACCGCTACAAGCAGATTGCCGAAATCCTGTACCGCAACGGACTGGGGTACCTGGTCTCCGCTTCCGGTTTGGAAGCCCGTCTTCCGTTCCGGCGCAAGGCTCAGCCGGGGGACCGGCCCGAGCAGCCGGCCAGCAGCCCCGAGTACCTGCGCCGGGCGTTGGAGGAGCTGGGGCCCACCTTCATCAAGCTGGGCCAACTGCTTTCCACCCGTCAGGATCTGCTGCCCCCGCGCTACCAGAAGGAGCTGGCCAAACTGCAGGACAGCGCCGAGCCCGTGCCCTGGGAGCAGATTCACCCGGTGCTGCAGGGAGCGCTGGGCGAGGACGTGCTGGCACGGTTCGCGTCCTTCGACACCATCCCGCTGGCCAGCGCCTCCATCGGCCAGGTCTACGCTGCCCGGCTGCCCGGAGACATCGGCGTCGTGGTGAAGATCCGCCGGCCCGGCGTCGATGAAGAGGTGAACGAGGACCTGGATATTCTGCAGAGCCTGGCCGGGTATGCGGGAAAGCACTGGGAAGCGGCCCGCGACTATGACGTCCAGGGCCTGATGGATGAGTTTGCCGATACGCTGCGCTCGGAACTGGACTACGCCCAGGAGGGCCGCAACGCCAGGCGGTTCGCCCTGAACTTCGAAGACAACCCCGCCGTGACAATTCCGGCTGTTTATGAGGAGTTCAGCACCTCGACCGTCCTCACGCAGCAGCGGCTCCACGGGCTGAAGGTCACCGACACCGCGGCCCTGGATGCGGCCGGGATCGACCGCAGGGCGCTCGCCGTAACGGCCGCCGACGCGGAAATGAAAATGGTTTTCGACGACGGTTTCTTCCATGCCGATCCGCATCCGGGAAACATTTTCGTGCAGGACGGCGGCCGGATCGGGCTCATCGACTTCGGCATGGTGGGGGAGGTCGATGACAAGTTTCGCGCGCAGCTCTCCGCCCTCTTCATCGCCGTTATCCGGAAGGATCCGGACCGGATGGCCTCAGCGCTGATCCGGATGTGCGTCAGGACCCGCCGGGTGGACCGCCTGCGGCTGCGCCTTGACCTGCAGCAGCTGATCCGTCTGTATGCGGGGCGGACGCTGGGAAACGCGCCCGTGGGCCGCATCATCAACGGGGCCCTGGGCGTCGTCCGGAGCCATCACCTGCAGCTGCCGCGGGAGATGGCGCTGCTGCTGCGCATGCTGATCATGACCGAGGGCATGGGGGAGGTGCTGGATCCGGACTTCAGCATGGGCCAAACCCTCGGCCCCTATGCCCGGCGGATGACGCTGCAGCAGCTGAATCCGGTGGCCTTCGCCCGGCGCCTGGGCCAGGCAGGCGCCGAAACCCTGGAGCTGGGCGCCGAGTTGCCGGACCAGCTGCGCCGGCTGATGAACACCCTCGATTTTGAAGGACTGGAGGTGCACTTGCGGGCGGAGGAACTCTCTCCGCTGGTGGGCCGGCTGGAGCGGGTCGGCAACCGGATGGTGGCTGCCGTTTTTGCGGCGGCCTTCATCCGGGGCGTGGGCGAGCTGACGCTGGGCGACACCGAACGCTGGAAATCCTGGCAGGCCCCGCTGATGACCGCAGGACTTGCCTCCACCGGCGCCCTGGGCGGATATCTGGCCTGGACCGCGCGCAAGCAGCGGATCAGGGGCTACTGA
- a CDS encoding glycoside hydrolase family 3 C-terminal domain-containing protein: METPAMPDLTLKEKIGLLSGAGFWETAALPGHGIRSLVLSDGPHGIRRPAGTADGLEPGDSHPATCFPAECATACSWDRSLLAELGTAVAREARAQGVDVLLGPGLNIKRTPLCGRNFEYFSEDPLLAGELGAAWTAAVQAAGVGASPKHFAANNQEADRMRVDAVVDQRTLHEIYLRAFEIVVRTAGPWTVMAAYNKVNGLHAAENPWLLGTVLRDTWGYEGAVISDWGAVTDRAAALAAGLDLEMPASGGLGAQELSTGLDAGTVTEQQVDTAVERILALVRRASVQPGPAQHDSGQPDSGQPGSAAADYAAHHELARRAAAASMVLLQNDGGILPLSPGGSLAVIGELARTPRYQGSGSSRVHPVHLVTPLAALADQVPDLLFEPGYVLSADSPCAEEDLADMAAAAAAAADTAVVFLGLPETAESEGFDRTTLELPGPQLELLDAVVTANPRTIVVLSNGGAVTTEWAAAVPAVLEAWLPGEAGGSAVADVLLGRAEPGGRLAETIPHRLADTAAYGNYPGEDGAVRYGEGLLVGYRWYDTRGFAVAFPFGHGLSYTTFEYSELEVSTVGAGASQLVHADLTLTNAGSRSGSEVVQLYAGAPDDDGRQRPLRELRGFEKVQLEPGESRRVSFRLDVRTLSRWDPGTGTWVADAGEYRLEVGASSRDIRLSGAAALDGTVPVSELTTGSPIAEWLADPDAAAVLVDALSAPASASVSDSAPESGAAGLPASLALVGSMPLNRLARFPGSPITPALLQRLEAELRARRGG; this comes from the coding sequence ATGGAAACTCCAGCCATGCCGGACCTGACGCTGAAGGAAAAGATCGGACTGCTGTCCGGGGCCGGGTTTTGGGAAACCGCTGCGCTTCCCGGGCACGGCATCCGGTCCCTGGTTCTGTCCGACGGCCCGCACGGCATTCGGCGGCCGGCCGGCACCGCCGACGGCCTGGAACCGGGCGACTCCCATCCCGCCACCTGCTTTCCGGCGGAATGCGCGACGGCGTGCTCCTGGGACCGCAGCCTGCTCGCGGAACTGGGCACCGCCGTCGCACGCGAGGCCCGCGCCCAGGGCGTGGATGTCCTGCTCGGACCGGGCCTGAACATCAAGCGAACCCCGCTGTGCGGACGGAATTTCGAGTACTTCTCAGAAGACCCGCTGCTCGCCGGTGAACTCGGTGCAGCCTGGACGGCTGCCGTTCAGGCGGCCGGGGTGGGCGCCAGCCCCAAGCACTTCGCTGCGAACAACCAGGAAGCGGATCGGATGCGGGTGGACGCCGTGGTTGACCAGCGGACCCTGCACGAAATCTATTTGCGCGCCTTCGAGATCGTGGTCCGCACGGCCGGACCGTGGACTGTCATGGCGGCGTACAACAAGGTCAACGGGCTGCATGCCGCCGAGAATCCGTGGCTGCTCGGAACCGTGCTGCGCGACACCTGGGGCTACGAGGGGGCAGTGATATCGGACTGGGGTGCGGTGACCGACCGTGCGGCCGCGCTCGCCGCCGGACTGGATCTGGAGATGCCGGCCAGCGGTGGCCTGGGCGCTCAGGAACTATCCACCGGCCTCGATGCCGGCACCGTCACTGAGCAGCAGGTTGATACGGCGGTGGAGCGGATCCTGGCGCTGGTGCGCCGCGCGTCGGTCCAACCCGGTCCGGCGCAGCACGATTCAGGGCAGCCAGATTCAGGGCAGCCAGGCAGCGCAGCTGCTGACTATGCCGCCCACCACGAGCTGGCCCGCCGGGCAGCTGCCGCTTCCATGGTCCTGCTGCAGAACGACGGCGGGATCCTTCCGCTCTCCCCCGGGGGCAGCCTGGCGGTGATCGGCGAGCTGGCCCGCACACCGCGGTACCAGGGCAGCGGGTCCTCGCGGGTCCATCCGGTGCATCTGGTGACGCCCCTGGCCGCGCTGGCGGACCAGGTGCCGGATCTGCTCTTCGAGCCCGGCTATGTCCTCTCCGCGGACTCGCCCTGCGCCGAGGAGGATTTGGCGGACATGGCCGCGGCGGCCGCAGCGGCGGCTGACACCGCCGTCGTCTTCCTGGGCCTGCCCGAAACCGCCGAGTCCGAGGGGTTTGACCGCACGACGCTGGAGCTGCCCGGTCCCCAGCTGGAGCTGCTGGACGCTGTTGTCACAGCGAATCCGCGGACCATTGTGGTGCTTTCGAACGGCGGCGCGGTGACCACGGAATGGGCGGCTGCCGTGCCGGCCGTCCTCGAGGCCTGGCTGCCGGGCGAGGCCGGCGGAAGCGCCGTGGCCGATGTGCTGCTGGGACGGGCGGAGCCGGGCGGGCGGCTGGCCGAAACGATTCCGCACCGGCTGGCTGACACCGCGGCTTACGGCAACTACCCCGGCGAGGACGGGGCGGTCCGGTACGGCGAGGGCCTGCTGGTGGGCTACCGCTGGTACGACACCCGCGGTTTCGCAGTGGCCTTTCCCTTCGGCCACGGGCTCTCCTACACCACCTTCGAGTACTCGGAGCTGGAGGTCAGCACTGTCGGCGCCGGCGCCAGCCAGCTGGTCCATGCCGATCTGACCCTCACCAATGCCGGCAGCCGCAGCGGCAGCGAAGTGGTGCAGCTGTATGCCGGAGCGCCCGACGACGACGGCCGGCAACGTCCGCTGCGGGAACTGCGCGGTTTCGAGAAGGTGCAGCTGGAGCCCGGCGAATCGCGCCGCGTGTCATTTCGCCTTGACGTCCGGACGCTCTCCCGGTGGGATCCCGGCACCGGGACCTGGGTGGCGGATGCCGGTGAATACCGGCTTGAAGTGGGTGCTTCCTCCAGGGACATCCGATTGTCCGGAGCCGCCGCCCTGGACGGCACGGTGCCGGTGTCCGAACTGACCACCGGCTCCCCGATCGCCGAGTGGCTGGCCGATCCGGATGCGGCGGCAGTTCTGGTGGACGCGCTCAGCGCTCCGGCGTCGGCGTCTGTGTCGGATTCCGCACCGGAGTCCGGCGCCGCAGGACTCCCCGCGTCCCTGGCCCTGGTGGGAAGCATGCCGCTGAACCGGCTGGCCCGGTTCCCCGGCAGCCCGATCACGCCGGCCCTGCTCCAACGGCTCGAAGCTGAACTCCGGGCGCGCCGCGGCGGGTGA
- a CDS encoding SDR family NAD(P)-dependent oxidoreductase gives MPNPRHLGTESLIGEWLDDPAGRTVLIDLLARRSPDARALYAIRKLPLSSLMSLSHGAVTPEYLDLMVHAANRLRDEPTVPPATSHLFPSAAPQAPNDWEEPIIEGRFDGKTVVVTGASSGIGRATALRVAREGGQVLAIDLSTLRMEALLEENPELGITGIVADISSQSDVNKIAVQARGRVDCLAVVAGIADNMVALHEVEDELWESVFRINVDGPFRVSRAIIPLMLSRGAGSIVNVSSQAGLRGSIAGAAYTASKHAVIGMTRSAAFIYSPRGIRVNAVIPRPTKTALESNYGSLGGAGPLPTASLTSPEVEAAQIASPMTYLLSDDAANVTGAILPADEGWGVA, from the coding sequence ATGCCGAACCCCCGTCACCTCGGTACCGAATCCCTGATCGGCGAGTGGCTGGACGATCCGGCCGGCCGCACCGTCCTTATCGACCTGCTCGCCCGCCGCAGCCCTGACGCCCGTGCCCTCTACGCGATCCGGAAGCTTCCGCTTTCCTCCCTGATGTCGCTGAGCCACGGCGCGGTGACGCCTGAGTACCTGGACCTGATGGTGCATGCGGCCAACCGGCTCAGGGATGAACCAACCGTGCCGCCGGCTACCTCGCACCTGTTTCCATCCGCGGCGCCGCAGGCACCCAACGATTGGGAAGAGCCCATCATCGAGGGCCGGTTCGACGGCAAAACCGTGGTGGTGACCGGTGCTTCCTCCGGGATCGGCCGTGCGACTGCCCTGCGGGTGGCCCGTGAGGGGGGACAGGTACTGGCGATTGATCTCAGCACGCTGCGGATGGAGGCCCTCCTGGAGGAGAACCCGGAGCTGGGCATCACCGGCATCGTCGCTGACATCTCCAGCCAGTCAGATGTCAACAAGATAGCGGTTCAGGCAAGGGGGCGGGTGGACTGCCTCGCCGTGGTGGCCGGGATCGCCGACAACATGGTGGCCCTGCACGAGGTGGAGGACGAACTCTGGGAGAGCGTCTTCCGCATCAACGTTGACGGCCCGTTTCGTGTGTCCCGGGCGATCATCCCGCTGATGCTCTCCCGCGGCGCCGGCTCGATTGTGAACGTTTCCTCCCAGGCGGGGTTGCGCGGCTCCATCGCCGGTGCGGCCTACACGGCGTCCAAGCACGCTGTCATCGGCATGACCCGCAGCGCGGCCTTCATCTACAGTCCGCGCGGCATCCGCGTGAACGCAGTGATTCCACGGCCAACCAAGACCGCATTGGAGTCCAACTATGGCTCACTCGGCGGCGCCGGGCCGCTGCCGACCGCTTCGCTCACCTCACCCGAGGTGGAGGCAGCGCAGATCGCCTCACCCATGACCTACCTGCTCAGCGACGACGCCGCCAACGTCACCGGCGCCATCCTGCCGGCTGACGAAGGCTGGGGCGTCGCCTGA
- a CDS encoding hotdog domain-containing protein: protein MDLENINFNTRKWVRPEDLNANGTLFGGSLLRWIDEEATIYAILQMGNGRVVTKFMSEINFVSSAQQGDMIEMGLRATKFGRTSLTMRAEVRNMVTRRSILTIDRIVFVSLDAEGAPAPHGFTEITYDRDRLPSGNLPPLEGGRLESAR from the coding sequence ATGGACCTCGAAAACATTAATTTCAACACCCGGAAGTGGGTCCGTCCCGAAGACCTCAACGCGAACGGCACACTGTTCGGCGGCAGCCTTCTGCGATGGATCGATGAAGAAGCAACAATTTACGCCATCCTCCAAATGGGCAACGGCCGCGTGGTCACCAAGTTCATGTCGGAGATCAACTTCGTCAGCTCCGCCCAGCAGGGCGACATGATCGAGATGGGCCTGCGTGCCACGAAGTTCGGCCGGACGTCACTGACGATGCGGGCCGAAGTGCGCAACATGGTCACGCGTCGAAGCATCCTGACGATTGACCGCATCGTGTTCGTAAGCCTTGACGCGGAAGGCGCACCCGCCCCGCACGGCTTCACCGAGATCACTTACGACCGGGACCGGCTGCCCAGCGGCAACCTTCCCCCGCTTGAAGGCGGACGCCTAGAAAGCGCCAGGTAA
- a CDS encoding sigma factor, giving the protein MATTARRFGNLDTAEDAAAEAFAIATERWPVDGIPPNPGAWLTTTASRKAIDRIRRESRRDARHTEAKLLYDAEPDPVGVIDDDRLRLLFICCHPALSMEARVALTLRMIGRLSVPEIARAFLVQDTTMGARITRAKAKIAAAHIPYRVPAAEDLPGRVSGVLAVLFLIFNEGYLASGPDTVMNETV; this is encoded by the coding sequence GTGGCGACAACCGCCAGGCGGTTCGGGAATCTCGACACTGCCGAGGACGCGGCCGCGGAAGCCTTCGCGATCGCCACGGAGCGCTGGCCGGTGGACGGCATACCGCCCAACCCTGGCGCCTGGCTCACCACGACAGCGAGCCGCAAGGCGATTGACCGGATCCGGCGCGAGAGCAGGCGCGACGCGAGACACACGGAGGCGAAGCTCCTGTACGACGCAGAGCCCGACCCAGTCGGCGTGATCGACGACGACCGGCTTCGGCTGCTCTTCATCTGCTGCCATCCGGCGCTTTCGATGGAGGCACGTGTGGCACTGACGCTGCGGATGATCGGCAGACTGAGCGTGCCCGAGATCGCCCGCGCGTTCCTGGTGCAGGACACCACGATGGGCGCCCGCATCACTCGAGCCAAGGCCAAGATCGCAGCCGCCCACATCCCGTACCGCGTGCCGGCGGCCGAGGATCTGCCCGGCCGAGTGTCGGGGGTGCTCGCAGTACTCTTCCTGATCTTCAACGAGGGCTATCTCGCGTCCGGCCCTGACACCGTCATGAACGAGACGGTCTGA
- a CDS encoding YciI family protein gives MQYLVNVIDYRSESGTVQEAVAIDAFNEKLVTGGHWVFAAGLADPTVSTVIDGRGDGPVFTDGPFIEATEWAAGFWIIDAPDLDVALKLVCEGSKACNRRLEVRPLLSDP, from the coding sequence ATGCAATACCTGGTCAATGTCATCGACTACCGCAGCGAATCGGGCACCGTCCAAGAGGCTGTCGCGATCGACGCCTTCAACGAGAAGCTGGTCACCGGCGGCCACTGGGTGTTCGCCGCCGGCCTCGCCGACCCGACGGTCTCGACCGTGATCGACGGGCGCGGCGACGGGCCGGTCTTCACCGACGGACCGTTCATCGAAGCCACGGAGTGGGCCGCCGGATTCTGGATCATCGACGCGCCTGACCTGGACGTCGCCCTCAAGCTGGTGTGCGAGGGCTCGAAAGCCTGCAACCGTCGGCTCGAGGTGCGGCCCCTCCTGTCGGATCCCTGA
- a CDS encoding dihydrofolate reductase family protein, translated as MNLTISIQVSVDGVMQANGGNNDELDPGFARGGWAIPTGDKESAAYIASTWQRADAFLLGRKTFGLFASYWGGQADDSNPFSGAMNPRPKYVVSNTLTDPAWKNTTVISGDIAAGIRELKAQPGGELVVVGSGVLARWLLENELVDEINLIVCPVIVGDGLRLFPQQGKDFGLELVETRAFPTGVLAHTYRLTGRPSYA; from the coding sequence ATGAATCTCACGATCTCGATCCAGGTCAGCGTCGACGGCGTCATGCAGGCAAATGGCGGCAACAATGACGAGCTCGACCCCGGTTTTGCGCGCGGCGGCTGGGCCATCCCGACCGGCGACAAGGAGTCGGCCGCGTACATCGCTTCGACGTGGCAGCGCGCGGACGCGTTCCTGCTCGGCCGCAAGACGTTCGGACTGTTCGCGAGCTACTGGGGTGGTCAGGCCGACGACTCGAACCCGTTTTCGGGCGCGATGAATCCTCGGCCGAAGTACGTCGTGTCCAACACCCTGACCGACCCGGCGTGGAAGAACACGACGGTGATCTCGGGGGATATCGCCGCGGGCATCAGGGAACTGAAGGCACAGCCGGGAGGCGAGCTGGTGGTCGTGGGCAGCGGCGTGCTGGCGCGCTGGCTGCTCGAGAACGAACTCGTCGACGAGATCAACCTCATCGTGTGCCCGGTCATCGTGGGAGACGGCCTTCGGCTGTTCCCGCAGCAAGGCAAAGACTTCGGTCTCGAACTGGTCGAGACGCGGGCGTTCCCGACCGGTGTCCTCGCTCACACCTACCGGCTCACCGGCCGCCCCAGCTACGCCTGA
- a CDS encoding 5'-nucleotidase C-terminal domain-containing protein → MPFTSAHGRRGAVAVTAAAALCLVWVTPSAAAPPEPAGKGKEKTTRVTVLGTSDLHGYIENWDYFKDGEYDDAAHNDVGLAKISTLVDSVRTDRGPASTLLIDAGDTIQGTSLTDYYANTEPITETGEIHPMAAAMNAMEYDAAALGNHEFNYGLDLLRTFESQLDFPLLGANAVEQATGNPAFTPYVIKTVKTKGNKPVRIGILGLTNPGVAIWDKNNVEGKLEFPGIVEQAQKFVPEMKARGADVVVVSSHSGTSGTSSYGSDLPLENASTQLAETVPGIDAILVGHAHQEIPEHFITNKVTGDQVLLTEPLNWGMRLSVMDFELTKVRGQWDVTSASSTLLNANTAEADPEISALVAEQHQRVINYVNTPVGTATETMSAVESRYRDTAVMDFVNHVQAQAVGAGLSGGPDADLPVLSIAAPFSRTAEIPAGPVTIRDLAGLYVFPNTLFAVEMTGAEVKEYLEYSAKYFAQTAPDSPVDPETLTNAGGTPDYNYDMMSGVSYDIDISRPVGERILNLSYNGAPVEPGQRFAVATNNYRQSGGGNFPHIATAPVLLNQQTEIRQLLIDFVVAQGTVDPAAFAENNWRLVRNGVPVFE, encoded by the coding sequence TTGCCGTTCACATCTGCCCACGGACGACGGGGAGCGGTCGCCGTGACCGCCGCCGCGGCCCTCTGCCTCGTCTGGGTGACCCCGTCCGCCGCAGCACCGCCGGAGCCTGCCGGCAAGGGCAAGGAAAAAACCACCAGGGTCACGGTTCTGGGTACGTCTGATCTGCACGGGTACATCGAAAACTGGGATTATTTCAAGGACGGTGAATACGACGACGCCGCGCACAACGACGTCGGATTGGCAAAAATCTCCACGCTGGTGGATTCCGTGCGCACCGACCGGGGACCGGCCTCGACCCTGCTCATCGATGCGGGCGACACGATCCAGGGCACGTCGCTGACTGATTATTACGCGAACACTGAACCAATTACGGAGACCGGGGAAATCCATCCCATGGCCGCCGCGATGAACGCGATGGAATACGATGCCGCAGCGCTGGGGAATCACGAATTCAATTACGGTTTGGATCTGCTGCGCACTTTTGAAAGCCAGCTCGACTTCCCGCTGCTCGGCGCGAACGCCGTGGAGCAGGCAACGGGAAATCCGGCCTTTACTCCCTACGTCATCAAGACCGTGAAAACCAAGGGCAACAAACCGGTTCGGATCGGCATCCTGGGCCTCACCAACCCCGGTGTTGCCATCTGGGACAAGAACAATGTCGAGGGAAAGTTGGAGTTCCCCGGCATTGTGGAACAGGCGCAAAAGTTCGTACCGGAGATGAAGGCCCGGGGAGCCGACGTCGTCGTTGTCAGTTCCCATTCAGGAACTTCCGGGACCTCCTCCTACGGGTCTGACCTGCCGCTGGAGAACGCCTCCACGCAGTTGGCCGAGACCGTGCCCGGGATCGACGCCATTTTGGTGGGCCACGCGCACCAGGAAATACCGGAGCACTTCATCACCAACAAAGTGACCGGAGACCAGGTGCTTTTGACCGAGCCGCTGAACTGGGGCATGCGGCTTTCCGTGATGGACTTTGAACTGACCAAGGTGCGCGGCCAGTGGGACGTGACTTCGGCGTCGTCGACCCTGCTGAACGCCAACACGGCTGAAGCGGACCCGGAAATCTCGGCGCTGGTTGCCGAGCAGCACCAGCGCGTCATCAATTACGTCAACACACCGGTGGGTACCGCCACCGAAACGATGTCGGCCGTGGAATCACGTTACCGTGACACCGCAGTCATGGACTTCGTGAACCATGTGCAGGCACAGGCTGTGGGCGCCGGCCTCAGCGGCGGACCCGATGCCGACCTTCCGGTGCTCTCCATTGCCGCGCCCTTCAGCCGCACGGCCGAAATCCCCGCCGGCCCCGTCACCATCCGCGACTTGGCCGGCCTCTATGTCTTTCCCAACACCCTCTTTGCTGTCGAGATGACGGGCGCTGAGGTGAAGGAATACCTCGAGTACTCAGCGAAGTACTTCGCGCAGACTGCGCCGGACTCGCCGGTGGATCCGGAAACGCTCACGAACGCGGGCGGAACACCTGACTACAACTACGACATGATGTCCGGGGTTTCCTACGACATCGATATCAGCAGGCCCGTGGGAGAGCGGATCCTCAACCTGAGCTACAACGGCGCACCGGTCGAACCCGGCCAGCGGTTTGCTGTCGCCACCAACAACTACCGCCAGTCCGGCGGCGGGAACTTCCCGCACATCGCCACCGCGCCGGTACTCCTGAACCAGCAGACGGAGATCCGCCAGCTGCTCATCGACTTCGTGGTTGCCCAGGGAACCGTCGACCCCGCCGCGTTCGCTGAAAACAATTGGCGCCTGGTCCGCAACGGGGTGCCGGTTTTCGAGTAA
- a CDS encoding VOC family protein → MTSAFSSLALDAVDVHRMADFWTRALDYRIAEEEDGVISLASSNGAGPPIDILPVPEGKTVKNRLHLDLRAVGCTQQEEVDRLLELGAVLADVGQDPEVSWTVLADPEGNEFCILASSSEAAS, encoded by the coding sequence ATGACCAGTGCATTCTCTTCCCTCGCCCTCGACGCGGTGGACGTCCACCGGATGGCGGACTTCTGGACCCGCGCCCTCGACTACCGCATCGCCGAGGAGGAGGACGGCGTCATTAGCCTTGCATCCTCAAACGGCGCCGGCCCGCCGATCGACATCCTGCCGGTTCCGGAGGGAAAGACCGTGAAGAACCGGCTGCACCTGGACCTGCGCGCCGTCGGCTGCACCCAGCAGGAGGAAGTTGACCGGCTGCTGGAACTCGGTGCCGTGCTGGCGGACGTCGGGCAGGATCCGGAAGTCTCCTGGACGGTTCTGGCCGATCCGGAAGGCAATGAGTTCTGCATCCTCGCTTCCTCGTCCGAGGCGGCCTCCTAG